The proteins below are encoded in one region of Methylomagnum ishizawai:
- a CDS encoding NAD(P)/FAD-dependent oxidoreductase, giving the protein MSDRHTLIIGAGPAGLTAAYELGRNGAKAVVLEASSTMGGLSRTASYRDFRFDIGGHRFFSKLPVINGLWQEVLGPDFLERPRLSRIHYRGHFFDYPLRPVNALRGLGLTESLRVVFSYAQAHFASHSQPERSFEEWVSRRFGRRLFEIFFKTYTEKVWGIPCDQISADWASQRIKDLSLAKALANAFTGRNGGAGKAVATTLIDRFHYPRLGPGMMWERLRDRVLAQGNAVVPEVRVGTVVHGHGRVECVHGRGPGGERVEFGGRDFISSMALRDLILALDPPPPDAVLRAAHALRYRDFLSVVLIVDKPEVFPDNWIYIHSPQVKLGRIQNYKNWSPEMVPSPNTTALGLEYFLWDSDPEWSWPDERLIELGIRECAQLGLVRPREVIDGTVVRAEMAYPIYDHEYQNRLNILQGYLDRFENLQTIGRNGLHRYNNMDHSMLTGLYAARNVLGEGQRLDVWSVNADARYHEERETGTHRLTPQWLAK; this is encoded by the coding sequence GTGAGTGACCGGCATACCCTGATTATCGGTGCCGGGCCCGCCGGCCTGACCGCCGCCTATGAGCTGGGCCGGAACGGTGCCAAGGCGGTGGTCCTCGAAGCCTCCTCCACCATGGGCGGCCTCTCGCGCACGGCCAGCTACCGCGATTTCCGGTTCGATATCGGCGGCCACCGCTTCTTCTCGAAACTGCCTGTGATCAACGGGTTGTGGCAGGAAGTGCTCGGCCCGGATTTCCTGGAGCGGCCCCGGCTTTCCCGCATCCACTACCGCGGCCATTTTTTCGACTATCCCCTGCGTCCGGTCAACGCTTTGCGGGGATTGGGCCTTACCGAATCGCTGCGGGTCGTCTTCAGTTATGCCCAAGCCCATTTTGCGTCGCACTCCCAACCGGAGCGCAGCTTCGAGGAGTGGGTCAGCCGCCGTTTCGGCCGGCGCCTGTTCGAGATTTTCTTCAAGACTTACACGGAAAAGGTTTGGGGGATTCCCTGCGATCAGATTTCCGCCGATTGGGCGTCCCAGCGCATCAAAGACCTGTCCCTCGCCAAAGCCCTTGCGAACGCCTTCACCGGCCGGAACGGCGGTGCCGGCAAGGCGGTGGCGACCACCCTGATCGACCGCTTCCACTATCCGCGCCTCGGGCCGGGAATGATGTGGGAACGCCTCCGCGACCGTGTCCTCGCCCAGGGCAACGCCGTGGTGCCCGAGGTGCGGGTGGGTACCGTCGTCCACGGCCATGGCCGGGTGGAGTGCGTGCATGGCCGGGGGCCGGGTGGCGAACGGGTCGAATTCGGTGGCCGCGACTTTATTTCCTCCATGGCCCTCCGCGACCTGATCCTGGCGCTGGACCCGCCACCGCCGGACGCGGTCCTCAGGGCCGCCCATGCCCTCCGCTACCGGGACTTCCTCAGCGTGGTGTTGATCGTCGACAAGCCGGAGGTGTTCCCGGACAACTGGATTTACATCCATTCGCCGCAGGTCAAGCTCGGGCGCATCCAGAATTACAAGAACTGGAGCCCGGAAATGGTTCCGTCCCCCAATACCACCGCCCTCGGGTTGGAATACTTCCTATGGGACAGCGACCCGGAATGGAGCTGGCCGGACGAGCGCCTGATCGAGCTGGGCATCCGCGAATGCGCCCAGCTGGGTTTGGTCCGGCCCCGCGAGGTCATCGACGGCACGGTGGTGCGGGCGGAGATGGCCTATCCCATCTACGACCACGAGTACCAAAACCGGCTCAACATCCTCCAGGGCTACCTGGACCGGTTCGAGAACCTTCAGACCATCGGCCGCAATGGCCTGCACCGCTACAACAACATGGACCACTCCATGCTGACCGGGCTCTATGCGGCCCGCAATGTGCTGGGCGAGGGACAACGCCTGGACGTGTGGTCGGTCAACGCCGACGCCCGCTATCACGAGGAACGGGAAACCGGCACCCACCGGCTGACGCCGCAGTGGTTGGCGAAATGA
- a CDS encoding glycosyltransferase — protein MKHLFVCREYPPAAYLPGGIGTYVRNIAEYLAGSGEVVHVIAHRWPGAPRLREDRLDGRLIIHRVALDEPVRDPWALEPEHPGGIQRAMIASAFPSQAFAWQAALLAERLVEFEDIDVIEAQEWEAPLYYLQLRRAGGLGPARKPPCVVHLHSPTERITAANAWSTAVADYAAATAMEAYSIVQADALLAPSRFIAAETAARHGFPPSRVTVIPYPLGQGAPITRSADTWMRNTVCHVGRLEPRKGVLEWAEAVARVAEKHPSLRAEFAGGDTAMSVTGGPTVRHSMLGRIPPSRRGHLVFHGNLGRIGLEAVLARASLAVVPSRWENFPNSCMELMGSGLPVIASPHGGMTEMLEDGVSGWIAADGSPAGLAAALERALATPPEQRKRMGEAAAESIRGLCGNADIVRRHLEFKGSLVAATDKGKDRGWIDEIPARSDAGAGPIPILSIGQRWDRATPPGEAIAFASAGIVPSPRFAAEMAGLFAQDPGLAVATAWLSDVRDGSRIYMPDCHGAPQIWFDGRPYPLIVLRSSLLAGLPANECPSQAVLAAIAGEALAAGGSAMVFPAVLASYRAVQGEAPDWARASGRSAMALSVLRPHLPLPRWLALCPVEMYSTLARNVLGGIARRIAAPPPPPGDNPPPVRSGPAQRQGELGLVSVIVAAYNAAPHIEATLASALSQTWRRLEIIVVDDGSTDDTAALVARAAQTDPRVRLLRQRNRGVAAARNRALRYSRGEYIAPLDADDLWAPTKLERQIRCLEAGGPEVGFVYCWWAWIDEGNRVLDRSPRWRVEGRVLEKLLEVNFAGNASVPLFRRNLPTIQGGYDSRLRDLAAQGCEDWDLLLRMAEHHAVACVPEILVGYRRQAGSMSSSCMSMWRSGRRVIAELAARQPGLSPRTIRRGLGQLALHLAGVAFWSGRRLEACAWALRSLAPGMILGIAPHVLRLLIRRPAVSLAQEPPAETDCFTQAAGLEPLIPYDEIHARRWRDTP, from the coding sequence GTGAAACATTTGTTCGTGTGTCGCGAATATCCGCCCGCCGCATACCTGCCCGGAGGTATCGGCACCTACGTGCGGAATATCGCCGAATACCTGGCCGGTTCCGGGGAGGTCGTCCATGTGATCGCCCATCGCTGGCCGGGGGCTCCCCGTTTGAGGGAGGACCGGCTCGATGGGCGTTTGATTATCCATCGCGTGGCCTTGGACGAGCCGGTCCGCGATCCTTGGGCCTTGGAACCGGAGCATCCGGGCGGCATACAGCGGGCGATGATCGCATCGGCGTTCCCCTCGCAGGCGTTCGCTTGGCAGGCCGCCCTGTTGGCCGAGCGGCTGGTCGAGTTCGAGGACATCGACGTCATCGAGGCCCAGGAGTGGGAAGCGCCGCTTTACTATCTTCAGCTGCGGCGGGCGGGCGGCCTGGGTCCAGCCCGGAAGCCGCCGTGCGTGGTACATCTGCATTCCCCGACGGAGCGCATCACCGCCGCCAACGCCTGGAGCACGGCGGTGGCGGATTACGCCGCCGCCACCGCCATGGAAGCCTATTCCATCGTCCAGGCCGACGCCTTGCTCGCCCCGAGCCGGTTCATCGCCGCGGAGACCGCGGCCCGCCATGGTTTTCCGCCGTCGCGCGTCACGGTAATACCGTATCCGCTGGGCCAGGGAGCCCCGATCACCCGTTCCGCCGATACCTGGATGCGGAACACGGTCTGTCATGTGGGCCGTCTGGAACCCCGGAAGGGCGTGTTGGAATGGGCCGAGGCCGTGGCGCGGGTCGCCGAGAAGCATCCCTCCCTCCGCGCCGAATTCGCGGGCGGCGATACCGCGATGTCCGTTACCGGGGGGCCGACCGTCCGGCATTCGATGCTCGGACGCATCCCGCCGTCCCGGCGCGGCCACTTGGTGTTCCATGGCAATTTGGGACGGATTGGCTTGGAAGCGGTACTGGCCCGCGCCAGCCTCGCCGTGGTCCCCTCGCGTTGGGAGAACTTCCCCAATAGCTGCATGGAACTCATGGGCAGCGGGCTACCCGTGATCGCCTCGCCGCATGGTGGTATGACGGAGATGCTGGAAGACGGGGTTTCCGGCTGGATCGCGGCCGATGGCTCGCCCGCCGGGCTTGCCGCGGCCCTGGAGAGAGCCCTCGCGACGCCGCCCGAGCAGCGCAAGCGTATGGGGGAGGCGGCGGCGGAGAGTATCCGCGGGTTATGCGGCAACGCCGACATCGTGCGCCGCCATCTCGAGTTCAAGGGCTCGCTGGTCGCCGCCACCGATAAAGGCAAGGATCGCGGATGGATCGATGAAATACCGGCGCGGAGCGACGCGGGGGCAGGCCCGATCCCTATCCTGTCCATCGGGCAGCGCTGGGATCGAGCAACGCCGCCGGGCGAAGCCATCGCCTTCGCATCCGCGGGCATCGTCCCGTCGCCGCGTTTCGCGGCCGAGATGGCCGGATTGTTCGCCCAAGACCCTGGGCTCGCCGTCGCCACGGCCTGGCTGTCGGATGTACGGGATGGCTCGCGAATCTATATGCCGGATTGCCATGGCGCTCCCCAAATCTGGTTCGATGGCCGGCCTTATCCGCTGATCGTCCTAAGGTCCAGCCTGCTGGCGGGGCTTCCGGCCAACGAATGTCCTTCCCAGGCCGTTTTGGCGGCCATCGCCGGGGAAGCCCTGGCTGCGGGCGGTTCGGCCATGGTTTTCCCCGCGGTGCTGGCCTCCTACCGGGCGGTTCAGGGTGAAGCGCCGGACTGGGCCAGGGCGTCCGGGCGCTCCGCGATGGCGCTGTCGGTGCTGCGCCCCCATCTCCCGCTCCCGCGCTGGCTCGCGCTGTGCCCGGTGGAAATGTATTCCACTTTGGCGAGGAACGTCCTGGGCGGCATTGCCCGGAGGATCGCCGCCCCGCCCCCGCCGCCCGGCGACAACCCGCCCCCGGTTCGGAGCGGTCCCGCCCAGCGGCAGGGAGAACTGGGCTTGGTCTCCGTCATCGTCGCCGCCTATAACGCCGCCCCCCATATCGAGGCGACCTTGGCTTCCGCCCTATCGCAGACGTGGCGGCGATTGGAAATCATCGTGGTGGACGATGGTTCCACCGACGATACCGCCGCCCTGGTGGCGCGGGCCGCGCAAACCGACCCCAGGGTCCGCCTCCTGCGGCAACGCAACCGGGGCGTCGCCGCCGCCCGGAACCGTGCCCTGCGATATTCCCGCGGCGAATACATCGCCCCCTTGGATGCGGACGACCTCTGGGCACCCACCAAATTGGAGCGGCAAATCCGCTGTTTGGAAGCGGGCGGTCCCGAGGTTGGATTCGTGTATTGCTGGTGGGCCTGGATCGACGAAGGCAACCGCGTCCTGGATCGTTCTCCCCGCTGGCGGGTGGAGGGCCGGGTGCTGGAGAAATTGCTGGAAGTGAATTTCGCGGGCAACGCCAGCGTGCCCTTGTTCCGCCGGAACCTGCCGACGATCCAGGGCGGTTATGACAGCCGCTTGCGGGATCTGGCCGCACAGGGCTGCGAGGATTGGGATTTGCTCTTGCGGATGGCCGAGCATCACGCGGTGGCCTGCGTCCCGGAAATCCTCGTGGGCTACCGGCGTCAGGCCGGCAGCATGTCGTCCAGCTGCATGAGCATGTGGAGGTCCGGTCGCCGGGTCATCGCCGAATTGGCGGCGCGCCAACCGGGCTTGTCCCCCAGGACCATCCGGCGCGGGCTGGGCCAACTGGCCCTGCATCTGGCCGGGGTGGCCTTCTGGTCGGGACGCCGCCTGGAAGCCTGCGCCTGGGCGTTACGGTCCCTGGCCCCAGGCATGATCCTGGGCATCGCCCCCCATGTGCTGCGCCTCCTGATCCGCCGTCCGGCGGTTTCCCTTGCGCAGGAGCCCCCCGCCGAAACCGACTGTTTTACCCAAGCGGCGGGCTTGGAGCCGCTCATCCCCTATGACGAAATTCATGCCCGCCGCTGGCGCGATACGCCCTGA
- a CDS encoding glycosyltransferase family 4 protein, which produces MTSFLQKQTNRYAVPLLRLFHRAQCLRLRLESWFSSLFRSQPRIAVTACWRFPIYSQTFVQQEVTALAHAGFPLRFFYGELGPRSELAHPCAILWSLKRRVFLHRITGADDLAHYRSRMPEKVEALTCRLAHAVGMSESELERQEHYLHAFCFTRMVEAWRADYIHSYFFYEQSLFALVAATLLDLPRGVSCYADHLLQDYALKAMPLHLDDCAILVATSRRIRDELEGLRQAPLDSVLVKPNAVDAQSFPPRPAPGAAAGQREIPLVSICRLDRKKGLEYFIEAVGLLRAEGFPVVAHIIGLADANSPDSLEYERALREQAASPSLAGAVRFLGRCDSHQVREQLQAAGVFVAPFVELPNGDKDGIPTAVLEAMAAGCPIVASDAGSITEIIEPGRDGLMVPQRDAGALAAAIATCLRNPEQARALGRAAAERARAEFDIRVCELAFHDRIRKVVRQARVAESQP; this is translated from the coding sequence ATGACGTCCTTCCTCCAAAAACAGACGAATCGGTATGCCGTCCCGTTGCTGCGGCTTTTCCACCGGGCCCAATGCCTGCGTCTGCGCCTGGAGTCGTGGTTCTCCTCCCTGTTCCGGTCCCAGCCCCGGATCGCCGTCACCGCCTGCTGGCGATTTCCGATCTATTCCCAGACCTTCGTCCAACAGGAAGTCACCGCCCTGGCCCACGCCGGTTTTCCGCTCAGGTTTTTCTATGGCGAACTGGGGCCGCGTTCGGAATTGGCCCACCCCTGCGCCATACTCTGGAGCCTCAAGCGCCGGGTGTTCCTGCACCGCATCACGGGGGCCGACGATCTGGCCCACTATCGCAGCCGCATGCCGGAAAAGGTGGAAGCCTTGACCTGCCGCCTGGCCCACGCGGTGGGGATGAGCGAATCCGAACTGGAGCGGCAGGAACATTATCTCCATGCCTTTTGCTTCACCCGGATGGTGGAAGCTTGGCGCGCCGACTATATCCATAGCTACTTCTTCTATGAACAGTCGCTGTTCGCCTTGGTGGCGGCGACTTTGCTGGACCTGCCGCGTGGGGTCAGCTGCTACGCCGACCACCTTCTGCAAGATTACGCCCTCAAGGCGATGCCCCTGCATCTGGACGACTGCGCGATCCTGGTCGCCACCTCCCGGCGCATCCGCGACGAACTGGAAGGCCTCCGCCAAGCCCCCCTGGACAGCGTGCTGGTCAAGCCCAACGCGGTGGACGCCCAGAGCTTCCCGCCCCGCCCCGCCCCCGGTGCGGCGGCGGGGCAACGGGAAATCCCCCTGGTTTCCATTTGCCGACTGGACCGCAAGAAGGGACTGGAATATTTCATCGAGGCGGTGGGATTGCTCCGCGCCGAGGGTTTCCCGGTGGTCGCGCATATCATCGGCTTGGCCGATGCCAATTCCCCGGACAGCCTCGAATACGAACGCGCCCTGAGGGAACAGGCCGCAAGCCCTTCGCTGGCGGGCGCGGTCCGGTTCCTGGGGCGCTGCGATAGCCATCAGGTGCGGGAGCAACTCCAAGCGGCGGGGGTTTTCGTCGCTCCCTTCGTCGAACTGCCCAACGGGGACAAGGATGGCATTCCCACCGCCGTGCTGGAAGCCATGGCGGCGGGATGTCCCATCGTGGCCAGCGATGCCGGCTCCATCACCGAAATCATCGAACCTGGGCGGGACGGCTTGATGGTCCCGCAACGCGATGCCGGGGCGCTGGCGGCCGCCATCGCGACCTGCCTGCGCAACCCCGAACAAGCGCGGGCCTTGGGGCGGGCCGCCGCCGAACGGGCGCGGGCCGAATTCGATATCCGGGTCTGCGAACTGGCTTTCCACGACCGGATACGGAAGGTCGTCCGGCAGGCCCGGGTTGCGGAGTCCCAGCCTTGA
- a CDS encoding glycosyltransferase family 4 protein encodes MRIALLSYEYPPETGFGGIGTYTWHHARALAQLGHEVHVFAGALNPQPIATDMDGGVRVHRFRADGPLIRGIEAGLNRVRYWWTKQRLLNAWGMARAFAKLHRHHPFDVVEAPECGGEAAWLTAVSRVPTVIRLHSPSQLIMPFYEVRPGDIRGCSLIERQAIRRATAISACSRFVAEEAGRAIGLPQPATVISNGLDLEWFDRVQADDGRALEEFGLPKDQPVILFVGRLEGRKGIHICGEIAIRVLSRYKASLVFVGSDLFGHYRDGILPALANQPLLGSVHWLGHRSIGEIRRLVRQCQVFLLPSVWENCPYSCLEAMAAGRAVVCSDQGGLPEIIRDGENGLLARLNDPADFARRIGTLIENAPLARQLGMAARKSIEENHGHTHIARQTLDLYRSLCRETL; translated from the coding sequence TTGAGAATCGCCCTCCTATCCTACGAATATCCGCCGGAGACCGGGTTCGGCGGCATCGGCACCTATACCTGGCACCATGCCCGCGCCCTGGCCCAACTGGGACACGAGGTCCATGTGTTCGCCGGGGCGTTGAATCCCCAGCCCATCGCCACCGACATGGATGGCGGCGTGCGGGTCCATCGTTTCCGCGCCGACGGTCCCTTGATCCGGGGCATCGAAGCCGGCCTCAACCGCGTGCGCTATTGGTGGACCAAGCAGCGCCTGCTGAACGCCTGGGGCATGGCGCGGGCCTTCGCGAAGCTGCACCGGCACCACCCTTTCGATGTGGTCGAAGCGCCCGAATGCGGCGGGGAAGCGGCCTGGCTGACGGCGGTTTCGCGGGTGCCCACCGTGATACGCCTGCACTCGCCATCGCAGCTCATCATGCCCTTCTACGAGGTCCGGCCGGGCGATATCCGCGGGTGTTCCCTGATCGAGCGGCAGGCGATCCGCCGCGCCACTGCGATCTCCGCCTGCTCGCGGTTCGTGGCCGAGGAGGCCGGTCGGGCCATCGGGCTCCCGCAGCCTGCCACGGTCATCAGCAACGGCCTAGACCTGGAATGGTTCGACCGCGTCCAGGCGGACGACGGGAGAGCGTTGGAGGAATTCGGACTGCCCAAGGACCAACCGGTCATCCTATTCGTCGGGCGGCTGGAGGGCCGCAAGGGCATCCATATTTGCGGCGAGATCGCCATCCGCGTGCTCAGCCGCTACAAGGCCAGCCTGGTGTTCGTCGGCAGCGATCTCTTCGGCCATTACCGCGACGGAATCCTGCCCGCCCTGGCGAACCAGCCGCTCCTGGGGTCGGTACACTGGCTCGGGCACCGGAGCATCGGCGAAATCCGCCGCTTGGTACGCCAGTGCCAGGTTTTCCTGCTGCCGAGCGTTTGGGAAAACTGCCCCTATTCCTGCCTGGAAGCCATGGCCGCCGGCCGGGCGGTGGTCTGCTCCGATCAGGGCGGCCTGCCCGAGATCATCCGGGACGGGGAGAACGGCCTGCTCGCCCGGCTCAACGACCCCGCCGATTTCGCCCGGCGGATCGGCACCCTGATCGAGAATGCCCCGCTGGCCCGCCAATTGGGTATGGCGGCCCGGAAGAGCATCGAGGAAAACCACGGCCATACCCATATCGCGCGGCAAACCCTCGATTTATATCGGAGCCTGTGCCGGGAAACGCTGTGA
- a CDS encoding NAD-dependent epimerase/dehydratase family protein → MKTRILLIGSAGLVGTAVRAALEKSGAEVIGLDLRSDGKEFGDIREADTIAHAFQGCTGIIQLAAVSRVIFGERDPANCWATNVEGVRNVLSLALAQNPRPWLIFASSREVYGQPDSLPVSEDSPLKPVNVYGRSKVEGENLVHAARFQGLRATVIRLSNVYGSTHDHPDRVVPAFARGAVMGSPLRVDGADHTFDFTHLDDTVRGILALASRLEAGGEAFPPIHFLTGQATSLGQLAELAKELAGSPCEVVQAPPRNFDVSTFQGDPERARLLLDWTPRISIREGLGRLIADFRAELDGADGVAIR, encoded by the coding sequence ATGAAAACTCGCATCTTGTTAATCGGCTCGGCCGGGCTGGTGGGTACCGCAGTTCGCGCGGCGCTGGAGAAAAGTGGCGCGGAAGTGATCGGCCTGGACCTGCGATCCGATGGCAAGGAATTCGGGGATATACGCGAGGCGGACACCATCGCCCATGCCTTCCAGGGCTGTACGGGGATCATCCAATTGGCCGCCGTCTCCCGGGTCATCTTCGGGGAGCGGGACCCCGCCAACTGCTGGGCGACCAATGTGGAGGGCGTGCGGAACGTGCTCTCCCTGGCGTTGGCCCAAAACCCACGCCCTTGGCTCATTTTCGCGAGCAGCCGGGAAGTCTACGGACAACCGGATTCCCTGCCGGTCTCGGAAGATTCCCCCCTGAAACCGGTCAATGTCTATGGCCGTTCCAAGGTCGAGGGCGAGAATCTCGTTCACGCAGCCCGTTTCCAGGGACTCCGGGCCACCGTCATCCGCTTGTCGAACGTCTACGGCAGCACCCATGACCACCCCGACCGGGTCGTTCCCGCTTTCGCGCGGGGCGCCGTCATGGGGTCGCCGCTGCGGGTGGACGGCGCGGACCATACCTTCGATTTCACGCACCTGGACGATACCGTCCGGGGCATCCTGGCGCTCGCCTCCCGCCTGGAAGCCGGCGGCGAGGCTTTCCCGCCCATCCATTTCCTGACCGGCCAGGCCACCAGCCTGGGCCAGTTGGCCGAGTTGGCGAAGGAACTCGCCGGTTCGCCTTGCGAGGTGGTTCAAGCCCCCCCCAGGAATTTCGACGTTTCCACCTTCCAGGGCGACCCGGAGCGCGCCCGCCTGCTGTTGGACTGGACGCCGCGCATTTCCATCAGGGAAGGGCTGGGGCGTCTCATCGCCGATTTCCGGGCCGAACTGGACGGGGCCGATGGGGTTGCGATCCGGTAG
- a CDS encoding polyprenyl synthetase family protein, with protein MNPFNEKAALPLQDYIGRFVHQFDRALEQALASSGAVPPLSVAMRTAVLGGGKRFRPLLVDCGCALFDIPRHAAQQVGVCVEFLHAASLVLDDLPVMDNAETRRGTAPVHLVFGDAQAILAATALISLAFQTLAEPGTWPDAEIRTRLVTACARAIGPTGISGGQSLDLVGANGKAHKTADLIRFCCEVGPILGQAPSAVHRRLSDFGTEIGIAFQERDDLLDGEGHRGDSSPGAGLELSGVKARELARGLETDFGFPKEKVTPLIKLAEWTLPPLLP; from the coding sequence ATGAACCCATTCAACGAGAAAGCCGCGCTCCCGCTCCAGGATTATATCGGGCGGTTTGTCCATCAATTCGACCGCGCCTTGGAGCAAGCGCTGGCATCGAGCGGGGCGGTGCCTCCCTTGAGCGTGGCCATGCGGACGGCGGTGTTGGGCGGCGGCAAGCGTTTCCGACCCTTGCTGGTCGATTGTGGCTGCGCCCTGTTCGATATCCCGAGGCACGCGGCGCAGCAGGTCGGGGTGTGCGTCGAGTTCCTCCACGCCGCTTCGCTGGTACTCGACGACCTACCGGTCATGGATAACGCGGAAACCCGGCGGGGCACCGCGCCCGTCCATCTCGTGTTTGGCGATGCGCAAGCGATCCTTGCGGCGACGGCGCTCATTTCCTTGGCGTTCCAGACCTTGGCCGAACCTGGAACTTGGCCGGACGCCGAGATCAGAACCCGGTTGGTGACGGCCTGCGCCCGCGCCATCGGCCCCACGGGAATCAGCGGAGGGCAATCCCTGGACTTGGTCGGCGCGAACGGGAAGGCGCACAAGACGGCGGATCTGATCCGTTTTTGTTGTGAAGTGGGGCCGATCCTGGGACAAGCCCCGTCCGCCGTCCATCGGCGACTCAGCGACTTCGGCACGGAGATTGGCATTGCCTTCCAAGAGCGCGACGACCTGCTGGATGGCGAGGGCCATCGTGGCGATTCCAGCCCCGGAGCCGGCCTAGAGCTTTCGGGCGTTAAAGCCAGGGAATTGGCGAGGGGTTTGGAAACGGATTTCGGTTTCCCCAAGGAAAAAGTTACGCCTTTGATCAAACTCGCCGAATGGACTTTGCCCCCACTATTGCCCTGA
- a CDS encoding twitch domain-containing radical SAM protein, translating to MSVSSGVTKTEFSEAVRRYNEIRQCADKRKLCHAPSTSMYFNRDGYVGACCFNRSQPYGQYPQQTIEDIWFGQPRRGLDEQMLSEALPHGCELCVSPLAADNFSNVNAVQFDRLDDPRVVPAAATRADGAAYPLQMEFELSNNCNLECVMCSGMFSSSIRKNREGLPPFPMCYDSGFVRQLRPFIPHLHSAKFYGGEPFMVQPYYEIWELMAELNPGIRLVVTTNATILNDRVKRLLEAMDFDLVLSIDSIVKETYEAIRINADYDSVMGHIDYFIDYAKRRGRTLTFAVCPMTLNALEMPALVEFCNERGIMIGFNTVEFPHELSMRNLPAESLAEIIDVYERFRPDGATTLHRHNFERFQGVLNMVRYWHGLRVKTEDSPFAKRLEQHLEDLDNASLEGKVARYMYLYLLGSGNEEAARAVLFEHFQVRSDDQAAILAYVEACIAVYGRINDWPPSRMQELQVKAKASLERYMETGGISLEYVLSSSPHSIVEYLVDA from the coding sequence ATGAGCGTTAGCAGCGGTGTTACCAAGACAGAGTTTAGCGAGGCCGTGCGCCGTTATAACGAGATACGGCAATGCGCGGATAAGCGCAAGCTATGCCACGCGCCATCGACCTCGATGTATTTCAACCGCGATGGCTATGTCGGGGCCTGCTGCTTCAACCGATCCCAGCCCTACGGCCAATATCCGCAGCAAACCATCGAGGATATCTGGTTCGGCCAGCCCCGCCGGGGGCTCGATGAACAAATGCTATCCGAAGCCCTGCCGCATGGCTGCGAACTCTGTGTTTCGCCGCTGGCGGCGGACAATTTCAGCAACGTCAATGCCGTGCAATTCGACAGGCTCGACGATCCGCGGGTCGTCCCCGCCGCCGCAACCCGCGCCGACGGGGCGGCCTATCCCCTACAGATGGAATTCGAGCTTTCGAACAATTGCAATCTGGAATGCGTGATGTGTTCGGGCATGTTTTCCTCCTCGATCCGCAAGAACCGGGAGGGATTGCCGCCCTTCCCGATGTGCTACGACAGCGGGTTCGTACGGCAATTGCGCCCTTTCATCCCGCACCTGCACTCCGCCAAGTTCTACGGTGGCGAGCCGTTCATGGTGCAACCCTACTATGAAATCTGGGAATTGATGGCCGAACTCAATCCCGGCATCCGCCTGGTCGTGACCACCAATGCCACCATCCTGAACGACAGGGTCAAACGCCTGCTGGAGGCGATGGATTTCGATCTGGTCCTGTCCATCGACAGCATTGTGAAGGAAACCTACGAGGCGATCCGTATCAACGCCGATTACGACAGCGTGATGGGCCACATCGATTACTTCATCGATTATGCGAAGCGCCGCGGTCGGACGCTGACTTTCGCGGTCTGCCCCATGACCTTGAACGCCCTGGAAATGCCCGCCTTGGTCGAGTTTTGCAATGAACGCGGAATCATGATCGGCTTCAATACCGTCGAATTCCCCCATGAATTGTCGATGCGCAATTTACCCGCCGAATCCCTGGCCGAGATCATCGATGTCTACGAGCGCTTCCGCCCGGACGGCGCAACCACCCTCCACCGGCACAACTTCGAACGCTTCCAGGGCGTGCTCAACATGGTGCGGTATTGGCACGGGTTGCGTGTGAAAACAGAAGATTCCCCCTTCGCGAAACGGCTCGAACAGCATTTGGAAGACCTCGACAATGCCTCCCTGGAAGGCAAGGTGGCCCGCTATATGTACCTGTACCTGCTAGGGAGCGGGAATGAGGAGGCCGCCCGCGCAGTCCTCTTCGAGCATTTCCAGGTCCGAAGCGACGATCAAGCGGCGATCCTGGCCTATGTGGAAGCGTGTATCGCGGTTTATGGCCGGATTAACGATTGGCCGCCCTCCCGGATGCAAGAGCTGCAAGTCAAGGCCAAGGCGTCGTTGGAAAGATATATGGAAACGGGGGGGATCAGCCTGGAGTATGTCTTGTCGTCGAGTCCGCATTCGATAGTGGAGTATCTGGTAGATGCTTGA